The Tenrec ecaudatus isolate mTenEca1 chromosome 13, mTenEca1.hap1, whole genome shotgun sequence genome segment TTAAGTCCCAAAATAAGTCAAGAAAGGAGAACAATATATCACAGAAAAGGAGTGGAAATGGTCATCAATGGCCAAAGGCTTTGCTCACCTAATAATTTCTAAAGTAATGTGGGCAAAACCAAGAAATAGtaggggaaactgagctgatataCACCCTTGACATTCCaatacaccaccaccaacaacaaaattaCAATCACCAGAACTGCTTGTGGTGATGTACACACAACTCTTTTTTAGTACTACTTAACTATGTAAGTGtataatatatgaattatatctcaataaaactattggaggGAAAGCAATTATAAAAGATTGACTAGTGGAGAAACAATGGCCCatccaaaagaaaataacaaaagaagTGAAAGCAAACCTAGGaatagttaaaaataaaatgaaaagtagTACACTATGATACAACAAAATGAAGCATTATCAAAGAGCTACAGGAAAGGATGGTCATCAGACTAGAGGAATTAGGTAAAGAACATAATGTAAGAGCAACATAAGGCTCTAAAAAAGAAACATTGCCACCAGGGATTAATTATTGAAGTGAGAGACACTGGAAAGGCTTACCAATGAAGGGAGTCAGGCAGATGAGGGAGTTGGCAAACTAGAGGAACAAGAACTGAGGCTCAAGAAGATGGGGAAGAATTTAATGGAATTATGAAACAACAGGCAATCTAAGTGATGCTTCTTGAGAATTTCAGAAAGATGTGAGAGAAGGGAAGAGGCAGAGAGAATCGAAGAAATAATGACAGAAAACACCACCAATATAAGGTAGGACATGAGTCCTCAAATCCAAGAAACTCAAAGATCCCCAAGCAGGATACGCCCAAAGAGAGCCACACCAAGTTCCTAATAGGCAGGCTCGGAACAATGAAGGATGGAGACAGAGCCCCACAACAGTGAGAGAGAAGCAAACAATCACATACAAAGGTGAAGGTAGCCGGTGGAGGCCAGGGGGCAATGGGATTATGTTTTCAGAGTGGTGGAGAGAAACAAACTGTCAGCGAAGAAGACTGTCACTGGAAAAGTTATTCCTCAAGGCCGAGGGTGAAATGAAAATATTCCCGGACAAACAGACGcggaaagacttcatctcaacCAGATCCGACCTAAAAAAGTGCTTTCTCTGGTGCCCAgagtccctgtgaatcagaactgaccagCGGCACCCCATAAGAACAACCAATTGCCATTACTGAACAATTCGATCTCAGAGTCCATAGGAGAATTTTGATCGATGCCGACAAAATTCCAAATCCCCCTGAACCCTAGACTTTCTAGCACTGTGGAGGATGGAGGAATCCCATGAAACTATTTTCTCAGATCATCTTTAAACTTTTGgtccaaaaaaaaaatcctctgacatcatcttaaaataaaataactgtttAACTAGCAAACATCCTCTACCTTGAGCCTTATGCTCTTTTAACAACTATCTATATGGGATAAAATTGACAACAGCTCTTCAAAATATTACATAGGAGCAGCAGAGGCTGTGGATTTATATTCCTGAGGGAGGAACAACTCACAGCAGAGGATGAGCATGGCTGTATAGCTCAAGGTATGGCATCAATATCACTACATGTTACAAGTAGAAATTGCTGTGTTCGTTCTCAACCACAATCATGGGACTGCCCCCATGACACAGATTCTGGAGCATCCTCATGGTGGGAATCCCTATTTAGCAAGAAACTTCTCCACGGGCCCCTCAGACAGAGGGGGAAGAACAGCTTCCAGGTGATGGGTGAGCACGCAAGACGGGGTATCCAGAAACAACCAGGATGGCCAGCTCCCTGGGAACAGAGGCAAGAGAGCTGTGGTCAGAGGTTCTCTCAGGTGGACACAAGGTAAGTGGTCTTGCTACCCGCCCCTCGCCCCCCACGATGACGCCAGGAACACAGAAGACACAGTAAGGGTCTTCCCTTGATGGTGGATgacgacatcttgcaaggaatgtcCAAGAGAGTGTCGTCTTTGAAAGGCTCTACCCATTTTTATTCATAAAATGGAAGCAGTGCAATGAATCTTGAGACAGAAATGCATGTACGCTCCAGCTAAGGTAGATCCCCTATAAATCAGCGTTTTCAATCCGATTGAACACCCTTATTAGCTAGACATCGATCTGTCTAGCTAATACATTTCTATGTTTGGATCCAAGTTTAATCCTAGTCTGTATCTTCTTTATATCTGAATTGTTGTTCATGTTGTTCTGTATGGTTAAGTCCCTTTCCAGTTTACAGTGTGACAGTTTACAAGACAAAACACAAATGTCTCATAGTACTTCCTGGACTGTAATATGGACAGGCCACTTCTGGTGTGTCTGTCTGCCATACTGTTTGCGTGGTGGCTTGCACGTTGAAGCCAGAAGCACAAgcgaagaacatgttcagcatatctcagGTTGAAGAAAGCATTCAGGCCTCGGGTGTGGCCTTGAAGGGTTTTATCGCCCAAATATTgactgatacaggaagcatcaaacggaatgcacagtcactgtacccaacATAACGGTTCGACATGCTGCCGTCTCACAGGGCAGCGTAGGATCAAGAACCCACGGCATCGAAGGAGGCGACACTGAAGCCAGTAACGAAAAACACGGCTCCAGAAACTGATGGGGCACCAATCGACATAGTTCAACAGGCTGATGTGGCCCTGGAAGCACTCTCAGCTCGATTCCTAGAAATCCGGCAAGACAGTGAGttgcctggccagccaccaggaagaggcccatatttgtgcccactccaaagcACGACAGCTCAGCACAAGGCAGAAATGATCAAGTCACCGCCATTCCTATCATGGGCAAGTAAAATTGCCTGGAGGAGCATGCAAAACCTGCTGCCACAATACATCGGGCACTCACCTGGTCTCCATTTACATGCTCGGCATCACCCCAACCTCAAATGTCTTCTCACTCTCTACTCCCCCTAACCTGGGACCCCCTCTACTTTATTGAAACGAAGGCCACCATTTCTTCAGGCAGCGCCACCCACCCCCGCCAGATTACAGTAAGCAGAAATCAATGATCAAGTGAGGAGAGACAGAGTACATGTGCATGAGTCCAGCCTACTTTCTAAGAAATAGGACAATCAAAAATCGATGGAACCAACCTGAGGTAGATGCCTCCCCTTCTTGCAGTTGGTCCCTCCGATGAAGACCATGTTGGGCATGATTGGCCTGGGGTACTCGAACACAAAGTCATATCTTAAGAGCAGTATGGAGGCCTTCTGATACAACGTGGTCAAGTCCACCTCTCTCTTGAGGAGCTCTGAGGCAAGGTCTTGGTACTTCGAATATAGAAGGTAAGCTAGAGGGATCTCGAACCAATTCACCAGGAAGTTGGCCACCCTTTGGCAGAAAGTCATCTGGTCTGAGAACTGAGTATAGTACCGGGGAATGTAGGACATGGGGTTTGGACTTACGCTGATCACCTGCTCCAGGGCACATGGGAAGCCCCGGAAGAGGTACACGGAGGGGAGGTCCAGGTACTCGGCCAGGATCACACCACAGGGAACGGCCGGGTCTGTGAAAAGGGCATCAAACCTGCTCTCCCTGAGGAACCGCAGGGTCTCCGAGTCCTGCAGGAGGCTCTCACAGTTGGTGAAGAACAAGCTGACAACAATCATATTATTCCAGTACTCGGTCAGAGGAGTGGTCAGGTAAGATCTCTCAGCAAAGTGGCTGTTTCCAAAGGAGCGGAATCGGTTCTTCAGCTCTTCCTGGGTGTAGGGCACTGAGTAGGTCCTCCTGCTGTAGTACCGCGATTCCCCCACAAGCAAACTGACCTCTGGCACCAGCACCACGATGTCATGGCCCCTCTCACTGAGCAGCTCCACGATCTCCTTCATGCTGAGCCAGTGGCTTCCATCCACAGGGACAACCAGCAGCTTCTCGCCTCCAACCACCCCCCACAGCGCTAGCAAGTAAAGTCCCACAGAAGCCCTCTGTGAAGCTCGGAGAAGGCCGGCCATGCTGGGGGTAgttaacataaaatgataatgccTAAACGAAGGGGTTCGCCACCCTCTCCCTGAACCAACAAGTACTCTTTTGGAATGTGGCTTGCCTTTACTTGCACTGAATTCTGCCCTTTGAAATCAAAGAACCCTAAGCTAATATTTAACTCTCTCTAAGCACACGGCTAACTCAGGTCAATGGGCTGTTTTACCAGCTTTCACCTGAGTTTCGGGGTTTATTTACCTTAGTCCCCACCTGTTTGCCCTCTCTCTCCCAGAGGCAGGCTGACTGCTTAGCACATCAAGGAGCGAGAAGGGCTCCGGGGACCTGCTGTTGCCTTTGACCCTGAGCTGCCTGATCCCCTCTCGTTATCTCTATGACATGCACACAGCGCGAGTCTGGTCCCCATGGACATGCTCCGCATCACTGGGCCTCAGACAGCGCATCCCCACTGGGGACCCCTCTATTCTACTAGAAGGAAGGCCCCGTAGCCCACCGTTGCCAGAATACAGTAAGCCGAAGTCAAGCAGGACACAGATGAATGATTCCTGCCAACTTTCTAAGAATTGGACCATCGGAAATGGATAGAACCACCAATCCTTGGTGCCCAACACTGCACCAGGGTGGATCAACGCAGAGCAGAAGTGTTTTCCTGGTGGATGGGAGGCTGCACCAAGGAGGGGCCCACTTCACAGAGGTGGTGGAGGAAAAGGTGGCTTCAAGGTTTCGGAGCAGATGGGAAGAGTGGACAGATCTTGCTACCCCTGTGGGTCTTGAACGAACTGTTGCTGTCGGTGTGATCTCTCTTCcctgaacccaaaccaaatcctctGAGGCCCTCTGTTGCTGAGAGTGGCCACCAAGTCGGCCCAGACCCCTGGTGCCCCATTGTCTTGCACAGTAGGACTGTGCTCCATTGGGCTTTCTTGGCTTTTGTCGCCATAGAAAGAGTCCCTAGGGCTTGCGAgccattcagtgttcaacttctaGCCTGAAGTCGGCAGcacaaacccacccagggggccTGAGAAGACAAGCCCTAGGGATCTATT includes the following:
- the LOC142423890 gene encoding UDP-glucuronosyltransferase 1A6-like isoform X2, encoding MAGLLRASQRASVGLYLLALWGVVGGEKLLVVPVDGSHWLSMKEIVELLSERGHDIVVLVPEVSLLVGESRYYSRRTYSVPYTQEELKNRFRSFGNSHFAERSYLTTPLTEYWNNMIVVSLFFTNCESLLQDSETLRFLRESRFDALFTDPAVPCGVILAEYLDLPSVYLFRGFPCALEQVISVSPNPMSYIPRYYTQFSDQMTFCQRVANFLVNWFEIPLAYLLYSKYQDLASELLKREVDLTTLYQKASILLLRYDFVFEYPRPIMPNMVFIGGTNCKKGRHLPQEFQAYVNASGEHGVVVFSLGSMVSEIPEKKAMEIADALGRIPQTVLWRYTGPRPSNLAKNTKLVKWLPQNDLLGHPKTRAFITHAGSHGIYEGICNGVPMVMMPLFGDQMDNAKRIESRGAGITLNVLEMTSDELANALKAVINDKSYKENIMRLSSLHKDRPMEPLDLAVFWVEFVMRHRGAGHLRPAAHNLTWYEYHSLDVIGFLLAVVLTTIFITFKCCAFGCRKCFGKKGHVKKAQKSHKSKTH